Proteins encoded together in one Malaclemys terrapin pileata isolate rMalTer1 chromosome 16, rMalTer1.hap1, whole genome shotgun sequence window:
- the ISG15 gene encoding ubiquitin-like protein ISG15: protein MALWLSVKLLNGETHRLEVTSTTTVSAFKAQIAKKTGVSPYQQKLACQNGAYVELRDGSRLSDYQLKPGDIVLLVVKSEEPITIFVKNDKGRTGTYTVLPSDGVTQFKGRVQQQESIQAEQFWLSFEGKPLEDGHKLGDYNIAPHCTIFLHLRLRGG from the exons ATG gcccTGTGGCTCAGCGTGAAGCTGCTGAATGGCGAGACGCACCGCTTGGAGGTCACCAGCACGACGACCGTCTCGGCGTTCAAGGCCCAGATTGCCAAGAAAACGGGGGTGTCCCCGTACCAGCAGAAGCTGGCCTGCCAGAACGGGGCCTACGTGGAGCTGCGCGATGGCTCCCGGCTCTCCGACTACCAGCTCAAGCCCGGCGACATCGTCCTGCTGGTGGTAAAGAGCGAGGAGCCCATCACCATCTTCGTGAAGAACGACAAGGGCAGGACCGGCACCTACACCGTCCTCCCCTCCGACGGGGTCACCCAGTTCAAGGGGCGGGTCCAGCAGCAGGAGAGCATCCAGGCGGAGCAGTTCTGGCTCAGCTTTGAGGGGAAACCGCTCGAGGACGGTCACAAGCTGGGAGATTACAACATCGCCCCCCACTGCACCATCTTCCTGCACCTGCGTCTGCGGGGGGGCTGA